TAAGGAGTGTTGGAGAGGATGCGGCCAAGACGGGACACATGTTCACATATGGTGGGAATGCCCCAAACTTGCCTCATTTTGGACTCAAGTGTTTGATCTAATTAATAAAGTTTTGGAATGCCCAGTTCACAAAACTCCCTTAACAGCTCTCTTAAATTTGGACCTTGATTTCTTAAAATATTCTCAAAAACGTCTGGTAGTACACTTTTTAGAAGTGGCAAGACTATTAATTGCTCAGCGATGGAAAACGGACTTACCCCCAGCTATCTCAGAGTTAGTAAATTTTCTAGATCTCACTGAAAGATTTGAATTTTTTGACGCCAGAAACAGAAATTCTTTGGGCAACCACCATAAAAAGTGGTCCCCTTGGAAACACTTCAACAAAGGGTAGACAGAGTAATAATTATATCATGCTTAACGTACTGTTCAGTCTAACTATAATTTATGAATGTCTGCTTCCCTGctctttttcccccttttttttttcccttttccttctctctttcccCCTCTTGGtcttatttttctcttttctttcttttttttcttttctttcatatatcttttttttttttaagattttgttaAGTATCCCTTATGTGTCCCTTATATGACACAGGGAACAATTAATGTAAAATTCAAGGCCTAAGCTGAAAGTTATGAAACTAATAACTTGTATTATGGCCAATATGTGTGTTATATGCTGTTTcgataatattttattatgaaaataaaaatttgttaataataaaaaaaaaatataaatgttaaaaaaatttgtATAGACAGGTATTACACTTTTGTGCTACTGAATATTATTTATCATTAAAGACTATTACTATAGTACATGTCATACCAACCCAATATAGAAgcattaaaggtgtagttcacctttaacttaacttttagtataaggTATATAGTAATACAGACAATCTGCAGTTGCCCATCTTTTTAGGATTATTTAATTTAGCTCTTTTGTAAATCAGCTTCTCCAGATGCAATTACAGTGATTTGGTTGCCAAGAAGGCagtaaataatttagaaactaaGGATAGGACATTCTAAAAGCTAACTACCCCTTTATATGGTTGTATGGGCCATATCCAAACAATTGCAAAAGTCAATTCTCATCACatagaaaatgctataaaataaaaaaaataaaaaatgaattatactAAAATTGTTAAGGCAAGAAATAAATCAAATTCTGGGCagttatataaaatgtacatgACTTCTGGCTATTATCTAACCTAGTATTGAATTGCATAAATCAAGTATTTTGTGTGTAAACAGGTGGGATGTCAAAATACAGCACACAATATAACTATTACCTCATTGAGCTCATTATTCCTCCGACCTTCTAATCCAGAGAACACAGAGCTTCCTTCTTTGCTGGGAGTTAATGTGATTGGTGAAGAAGAACCACTATGTACAGGAGTTTCTAGGTACAAGAACAAAAATGAAGtaatacacttaggggctcatttactaaccatcgattttttatttaactcgattcggatttttttttagagttttagtaaatcctaAAGCCCCTTGGAAGCATTAGCATAGGGCATTAGAAACTCATATTTCATGTCCTTAGTCTTCATTATGGCTGAACAGATTCTTCTGTGTTTCTAAGTAAAAGTTTGCTTTTCAGAGGGATTATCTTCCAATGGAAGCTTAAGTGAGTTTGCAATATTAACTTTTCATAACAGCAGTAAAAATGTAATaaggcaaaaatataaaaatactgcTAAGTTGAATTAGAAGAGCACAGCTAAGGTTAATACACACCAGATTTTTTTTGTCCAACAGGAAAGTTTTATagttacacaaataaaaaaataacctaCTCTTTTCTAAATGCAGGAAGAGCTTTGGCATTGATGTTGGAGTTTCTGGATGTCGTCGCTTAGGTTGTGGAGAAGCACTGCTTTCTGACATCCTATCACAGCTTGTACTGTGCCTTGTAGAACGTCTTAAAGATTGCAAAATGTCTGGCTCTGTTCTTCGCCTTTTTGGAGTTGCTGGCTCCCCTGTGGTATGTTGACTGTCAGTTGACTGCGGAGTTGGCGGATTTAGAAGTGGTGGACTTGGCGATACTTCTTCCTGATTTCTGGAGTGAGGAACAACAAAACTATAAAACTAATATTAAATTAAAGAAGCCACACTGCAAACAGACATTTGTGCCtttcttaaataaaatatattctgaCCTCTATTCTCCATTAAAGCCAACACAGTAATCAGACCACTGTAGTCTACAATTCTGTTTCAAACCACGTTTACATATCTGCATGCAGTCTTTTAACAGAATTAATTTAAATGAGACAAGAAAGCTTtccacggcaaaaaaaaaaacaattccacTGGTGTTTGATCATGCCAGATTTAAAGATTTTTCGCCACATCACCACCCCTCAACTCCACCATTTCCTCAGTGGGATagcttccactggggactgggcGGGAAATTTAAACAGATGTCAAAATGTCACGCCCAGTCCCCAGTGGAAATGCAGCCAGCTGCCCCCAGATTTTATCCTCCTTAAGCCCAGGCCTTTGTTGCTTGCCCACAAATATGGGCATGTGTTGTAATTTTATGAAACAAAACTACATAGCACTAATTAGAGCTACATAAAAactgacagtattactttaacatacctgttgcCAATAGATGCACTTTCTCTAATAGGAAGAAAAAACTTTGACGACATCAcctttttatattgtgtttgttcATATGGATAAAGTAGTATTAGAGGTAGAGTAAAATCAAATGTAATCCTCAAGCCATCGACCATCTCTTTACAAAGTTCAACactgaagtaaaaaaatatttaaattatttaatttaaaggaaaagatgTTGTTTTTATGATGctgtaatattctaagacaacttGCAATACATTCTTTAAGTTTTTATCTCCTGTTAGATATACAGTTTAGCATTTAACCTACCGAAACCTAGCTTCCAGTCAATTCTTTGAATTAAAGatttataaagataaataataaatctaACTTAATAACTAATTCCTTTATAAAGTCAGTAACCATAGAAGCAGGCTCAAGGAAGAGGCAGAATAAACACATTTAATAAGCAAAAATAATAGCTATCATTTGCAAAGATATTGTCCAAAATacccttgggggcacatttactaagacacaaattcgaatccgaattggaaaaatccgattggaaaacaaacattttgcgactttttcgtattttttgcgattttttcggtgcctttacggaaattgtcgcgactttttcgttaccaatacgatttgcgtgaaaaaacgcgagtttttcgtagccattacgatgcgctcgtatcttgttgcgactttttcgtattgagcgcttgtaagcggcgggcgaaactttcagacttagcatgattttggaagcctcccataggactcaatggcaccctgcagctccaacctggcccaagtaaagtcaccatactgaagcttgaatgaatccgaatctttcgtactcggcacgaaggctacgaaaaagtcgtgacaaaatacgagcgcatcgtaacggctacgaaaaactcgtttTTTCGCGtaaaacgtattggtaacgaaaaagtcgcgacaattttccgaaaaaatcgccaaataccaactattacgaaaaaaacgcaatcagacgcattcggccggttcgtgagtaagtaaatgggccccttagagttaaTTTTAATAGCTATAGACTCTTCCAATCCGCCTTATGCTATTAAGCTCTGGTCACCTGAACTGCCTTCATGCTATTTAAGCATGCGTCCCATGGGGCAATCCtcactaaataaaatacattaatgcACATTGGTGATTGAGGTATTTACCCAGTAAGCAAGTTTCTAGCAAGTTGCAACCCCCCACCCATGACATCTTCAGGCCCCAGTCTTCCGGCATTCCTTTGTTCGATATCTGAAATACTCACACCTGCCCTCCCCATTCAGGTGATGTCATTGTGTCTGTAAAAGTGATGATGTCTCAGCAGGTCTGGACGGGAGAGGGTGGGTTAGAGTCTGTCCCGCTCATCACTACAGCAAACCCAAGCCCTTGACAAGAGACTGACATAGTCCTTATTTTAAGTTAAatacgattaaaaaaaaaagggaaaaaaaaaggtaACATACTTTTTTTCTGGTGGAATATAATGAAGATTTGTATTGACGCTTGTTGTCTGATGGTGACGGAACCTCTCGTTtgcagaaaatgctgcattgataGCAAAATGTTTCACATAAGATTCAAGAATAGTAATGATGTTGGTTTGACATGGTAGTTTTACCAGCTGAAAGAAAAACAATCACTTGAGACAATGTTTCAGAAGACAGTCTATCtggaaatttaaaaaacaaaaagaacactaCTAATCATTTGATAATTAGCAACCAGCCCCACAGGGGAGCTCTCCTATCCCCTTTCCACTCTTTTCATAACTGTCCTCACACTCTTCAGCAGTACAAATTTCCTGTGCATCTTTAAAACAATAAAGGCATGGGGTGGAATTACCCATCCAACTTCTGCTGCAGGCAATCTGAAAGTATATACTGTTAACAGGTGCAAAGAGCATGATACATGTTACCCAaacatgtaaaaatatgaaattgAAGGGAATAATGCAGCAGTGTATGTGGTTCAAATATTGTCATAGCCTTTCAGTAACAAATTATTAATAATGATAAGTGTTAAACTAAATCTACCTTTTTATTTATACTGTTTATTTAAATGGATATTACAAACAACATATTAAAAAGCTTCCAAAAAGTATGCAGAAAAACTGAGAGATTCTGTTGCTATTAACAAATAGattccccccatatatcccagtTTAACGCAGGTTTCATAAcaagatttggatttttagactTCAAATTCCCCAAAGAGAAGGGGCATGAAATTTGCAGAGATGAATATCTAGACATAGCTCTATAGCAACcatacaggttatgagcaaacttgaGAGGTCATTGCAACTTTGACTGGCTATGCCATTTTGCTAAACTGCAGTAGAAAGGCCATTAGTCAAAACCATTCTATATTGACATGACTTTTACAAATGGTATACTAACAGAAAGGTTTTAATCCCTTAAAGGCATAATCTGCTTTATAGcagcaatagaaaaaaaaaacagtataattcTGAagctatatttttttctaataactATTCTGCTATTCTGCATTAGACACTATTGCCACAAACTGCCTGAATACACCAGTCCTGGAGGTTCTTGGCCACATTTTTATatgagaaaatgttccatttggcTTGGCATGGTTTCTCAGTGACTTAACTTTAAATGTCCTTACTCACCCGTTTCCTTTTATTTATGAGATAGCAGTCTTCTTCTAGCTTTTTCTTCAAAATGTCAGGAATTTCTACTAATATAGTTTTTTCATCCATGTCTGTTTAAATGTTACACTTGTTCTTCTTCCTACAAAACCAAGAGAATTTTTATCTAACACCAGCTGTTAACAGAACTAGGTAACAACACTTTTCTTAAGTATACTTAAGGTGGTTTACTTATAATCCAAAAAATATCCTTAAAAACAAAGAGCATACCTTGCATTTAAATCTAGTTAAGATGTCTTGTGTTGAAAATCAGGACAATATATAAATTCCAATTTATACCAAAGCAGAGACATAAGAGAAGAGACAGCAACTTCAATGAGGGGACAGTACAAGCAAAAAATGCCAAGTGGGGGCCCCTGATTACCGTAGGCCATAAGATATGTGTGATATGCTGTGTGACCCAGTAGCACATAAACACTTCTTTAAGGCCTTGATGTCCAAACGAATgcataaaaattgtgtttttccttCACAGATTTAATATTTACATGCTGTAACAGGAGGTAACATTAAGACATATATTTCCTGAGACAGAgcaaagttttgtatttattGGACCGTTTCCTAGCTTAACAAACTTGCAAGCATACCAAGATTAAACAGTTTGTTCCCAGGGTGAGTTATGCAGTCATTTTGCCCAGTGGCATGTGTTTGGACAAGCATACAAATCCTCTATCAGACAGAGTATctgataaagctggccatacacgcaccgatactatcgtacgaaacctcgtttcgtacgatattcggtgcgtgtatggcatgtcggcgagtcgaccggtatcgcaggaagctgctgatatcggacgactcgccgatcgggcaggttagaaaattttgaacgggcgccatagaaggtgcctgaccaaaatctgccgtcagggctgaatcggcagaaggaggtagaaatcctattgtttctacctccttatctgctgtttcagccctgactgtgtgtggcggatctgacgatgtttcgtgcgaccgttggtcgcacgaaacatcgttagattgacacatgtatggccagcttaagaaggaCAGAGCAAGTAGAAAGTAGCAGAGGTTAGCAGGAAACAGCAAGCGATACCACATTAGGGGGGGAAGACAcgcggagctacttagtagcagctacttgtcacggctaataaatgccaaaaaataccctgttatagacaatacagagaattgcctctgctaaaacacagtcagacaattatcagtaaatgaaaatagaaatattacatgggagcacttaccgcttctAGTACATGTGTGCTACTCGCAGACCAACTCACAGATGGCCCCAATTAGCAGAGAAACATCaaaaatagcggagcaccacgtggtgCTCGGTCATCTTATAAAAAGCACATGTACATCACACAGGACCTACGCTTTACACGTTTcgtggcatcccgccacttcatcagatacttttgtagccacaacaagtagctgctactaaatgcCTGAAAATTCCGTGCCATATACAAtacggagaattgcctctgctaaaacacaagtagagacaattatcagtaaatgatcagcattgtctattttagtagccatgacaagcagctgctactagtagctcagtaaGTTACACGGTATGCTCATACGTCACTTTGTCTATGAAGTTAATGAAGGAAATTCACACAGAAGTTTTGTAATAGTTCATTTGACCAAACATATTACACCTTtgactggagagctgctatagTTTGTTTTgggctttagggcagtggcacaagtgCTGCACTACTATATGGAATGGGAGTGAGAACAGCGCTAAAAGTGAAGCTTTAAATGATACCCGAAGCCTTTTAGCGTGGCTATTTTCCCTAATGTGTACTCTTTATTTACGCTCTATATGTAATACAATCAAAGACCCATAGTCCATTTTATTTGCAACAGCAGATAATGGCCCAGTGTAACTGTAATATCAGACCTGAGGTGGTGCTCCTGTAACCTGCAGTACATACCACACAAATTTATCGCTTTCCGCAGTACATTCACGACTTTCTTATTATAGCCTCCAGTTCCAGATCTCTGTTTAAATGTCCCGCAACGCCATTTAAATGCCCAGTTATTCGGGTCCGCAGACCAGCAATTCCTGACGCgcaagtctcatctcgcgagactgGTACGTCACGTACGACTATAAAAGCGCAATGACGCAGCACGTAGCTGGTTTAGGAGAGTGAGAAGTAAGGACGGAATATTGCAGTGGCAAACAAGAATAAGGAGATATGCGGTAGTCTGCGAAGGGTATGGCGGGGATTCGCTCACATTACTTTTATCTGCTAATAGCTCCTAGTTTTCTTATGGAACAAAAACATCTTCATTTTCTCCCAAACAGACTAAAAATGACTGTTTTGTGCAAAAtggagctatttttttttaatttggcgaCCAAAACGGCTAGTTGAGGAGAAAGCGATTGACTTCAAAGTGGGAGTGAGTTCCAGCGTGGAACATCGGGCCAGATGTTTTATAATTTAGGGATAAAGCGCTAATTTAGGAGAAGGTAATAGGTGACATTTACCGAAAGTAATTTTAACGGTGTTATGTcctgatttttatgatatactttttatttctaagttacactgtatacatagcaaatttaaaattttatttaacctattgtttctcctactcccatgtggaggagtcccaagccggacttggatttcttactattgaatgccaTTATGctatctattgggagctgctatcttgctaccttcccactgttctgctgatcggctgtttggaggggggggggggtgatatggCTCCATCTTGCTGCACataattaagggtgaagacaaattGAGCTACTGGTAGCCGctatttgttgtggctactaaaatagacaatgctgctcATTTACTCAAAATTGTctctccccgcaatgccaccccaccagcaagaatgtaaatcgccagtgtgatggcatatgtgtcgctagtatttgccgaagttgctttgagaggaaacttcgggtgacttctgGGAATCGTAgagatgcgtatgccatcccaccggcaatttacattcttgccagtggggtAGAAttgcagggaaattagtcgcccgcggctaattAGTCGACCTTAGCAGGGACAATtcttagtactgtataggtggccatacaccttcagatccgcttgcttggagatgtcaccaagcgagcggatcttctcccgatatcgcccacccgtcgggagaatccaggctaatacggtcatttggccctggggccaaacaatcgaattataacgacgggtataggcaaagtcggttcagggaccacattgactaaattttttaaactgctcgatcgatatctgcacgatttcagcccagatatcagtcgggctgGCCCCTCGTTcatgcccctacatgggccaattagctgccgaatcagtctaagggactgatatcggcagctagaatcagcccgtgtatggccacctttaggcaaggAGTTTAGTagcagtgtgtcttcaccctaaagtttgtttttgaaaaatagattttaatgcaggattcttcaGGAAAAGCTCTAagtga
This sequence is a window from Xenopus tropicalis strain Nigerian chromosome 2, UCB_Xtro_10.0, whole genome shotgun sequence. Protein-coding genes within it:
- the msl3 gene encoding MSL complex subunit 3 is translated as MDEKTILVEIPDILKKKLEEDCYLINKRKRLVKLPCQTNIITILESYVKHFAINAAFSANERFRHHQTTSVNTNLHYIPPEKNVELCKEMVDGLRITFDFTLPLILLYPYEQTQYKKVMSSKFFLPIRESASIGNRNQEEVSPSPPLLNPPTPQSTDSQHTTGEPATPKRRRTEPDILQSLRRSTRHSTSCDRMSESSASPQPKRRHPETPTSMPKLFLHLEKKTPVHSGSSSPITLTPSKEGSSVFSGLEGRRNNELNEVLSWKLMPENYPQSDQSPPPSYIYGSQHLLRLFVKLPEIMGKMMFSDKNLKALLKHFELFLRFLAEYHEDFFPESAYVAACEAYYSTKNPRAVY